From Amycolatopsis cihanbeyliensis, a single genomic window includes:
- a CDS encoding acyl-CoA dehydrogenase family protein translates to MSTVDSDDLRQRAREFLREHDHTTVERLEFLRARFDAGLAWVHFPSGLGGLDAPRAAQAVVDAEFEAVGAPDNDPRRIGIGLGMAAPTILQFGTEEQQQRFLRPLWTGEEVWCQLFSEPGAGSDLAALGTRAEWDGAGWVVEGQKVWTSSAHVARWAILVTRTDPDVPKHQGMTYFVADMTAPGVEVRPLRQLTGEAEFNEVFLNDVRIPDTQRLGEVGEGWRVAQSTLMNERVAIGGRPMPREGGMVGVVARTWRERPELRTPELHDRLLTLWVQAEAARLAGDRLRQQLAVGRPGPEGSAMKLAFARLSQELSALEVELLGEEGLRYDDWTLRRPDIVDFTGREAGYRYLRAKGNSIEGGTSEVLRNIIAERVLGLPAEPRADKDVAWKDLPR, encoded by the coding sequence ATGTCCACAGTGGACTCAGACGACCTGCGCCAACGGGCACGGGAGTTCCTGCGCGAGCACGACCACACCACCGTGGAGCGGCTGGAGTTCCTCCGCGCCAGGTTCGACGCCGGGCTCGCCTGGGTACACTTCCCCTCCGGCCTGGGCGGGCTCGACGCGCCGCGGGCGGCACAGGCGGTGGTGGACGCCGAGTTCGAGGCGGTGGGCGCGCCGGACAACGACCCGAGGCGGATCGGCATCGGCCTGGGCATGGCGGCGCCGACGATCCTGCAGTTCGGCACCGAGGAACAGCAACAGCGCTTCCTCCGCCCGTTGTGGACAGGCGAGGAGGTGTGGTGCCAGCTGTTCTCCGAGCCGGGCGCGGGCTCGGACCTCGCCGCGCTGGGCACCCGCGCCGAGTGGGACGGCGCGGGCTGGGTGGTGGAGGGGCAGAAGGTATGGACCTCCAGCGCGCACGTCGCGCGCTGGGCCATCCTGGTCACCCGCACCGATCCGGACGTGCCGAAGCACCAGGGCATGACCTACTTCGTCGCCGACATGACCGCACCAGGGGTCGAGGTCCGGCCGCTGCGCCAGCTCACCGGCGAGGCCGAGTTCAACGAGGTGTTCCTCAACGACGTGCGGATCCCGGACACGCAGCGGCTCGGCGAGGTCGGCGAGGGCTGGCGGGTGGCGCAGTCGACGTTGATGAACGAGCGGGTCGCCATCGGCGGCCGCCCGATGCCACGCGAGGGCGGCATGGTCGGCGTGGTGGCACGGACCTGGCGGGAACGGCCCGAGCTGCGCACGCCCGAGTTGCACGACCGCCTGCTGACGCTGTGGGTCCAGGCCGAGGCGGCCCGGCTCGCCGGCGACCGGCTGCGCCAGCAACTCGCGGTCGGCAGGCCCGGACCGGAGGGTTCGGCGATGAAGCTGGCCTTCGCCCGGCTGAGCCAGGAACTGTCCGCGCTGGAGGTCGAACTACTCGGCGAGGAGGGCCTGCGCTACGACGACTGGACCCTACGCAGGCCGGACATCGTCGACTTCACCGGGCGCGAGGCCGGCTACCGCTACCTGCGGGCGAAGGGTAACTCCATCGAGGGCGGCACCTCGGAGGTGCTGCGCAACATCATCGCCGAGCGGGTGCTGGGCCTGCCCGCCGAACCGCGCGCGGACAAGGACGTGGCATGGAAGGACCTCCCACGATGA
- a CDS encoding J domain-containing protein has protein sequence MSAQREVTGVVDGVDYYELLGVGRDASPAEIKSAYRSLARTMHPDAGGTAGTFRLLREAYETLNDPRLRAEYDEGEPDTDEEESAPPPQPPPPRTRRPGTTRYRQGGRTRGFGEDPGFTAPAPRMALQTIPWWDRVHADEPILCVPRRGPGHAPGLGALATAALLLLALPLGILSGPVLIAWLVLLAAALGAVVVLSRRYQAAARTDRAFTAEFGGRQVHGRAGQETDELGERLTEDLLSRYLTRMPGARVFHGLAWPESVFADVHHAVLCGRRLVLVESKLWLPGHYTAGRDGTLWRNGNRFRGGGSRLAESVAAYRELLPEVEVRGVLIVYPSRWGEVTTGEATGVPVPPMTPEQFVREVGDWLAVDPCTVDRDVVRTVHGQVVSA, from the coding sequence GTGTCGGCGCAGCGGGAGGTGACCGGAGTCGTGGACGGGGTCGACTACTACGAGTTGCTCGGCGTGGGGCGAGATGCTTCCCCTGCCGAGATCAAGTCGGCGTACCGGTCGCTCGCCAGGACCATGCATCCGGACGCCGGTGGCACCGCCGGAACCTTCCGCCTGCTGCGGGAGGCCTACGAGACACTCAACGATCCGCGGCTACGGGCCGAGTACGACGAGGGTGAGCCGGACACCGACGAGGAGGAGTCCGCACCCCCGCCGCAGCCCCCGCCCCCGCGGACGCGCCGCCCTGGCACCACCCGGTACCGCCAGGGCGGGCGGACCCGCGGGTTCGGAGAGGATCCCGGGTTCACCGCGCCGGCCCCGCGGATGGCGCTGCAGACGATCCCGTGGTGGGACCGGGTGCACGCGGACGAACCCATCCTGTGCGTGCCGCGGCGCGGGCCGGGGCACGCGCCCGGGCTGGGCGCCCTCGCCACGGCGGCCCTGCTACTGCTCGCGCTGCCGCTCGGCATCCTCTCCGGCCCGGTGCTGATCGCCTGGCTGGTGTTACTGGCGGCCGCGCTGGGTGCGGTGGTGGTGCTGTCCCGCCGCTACCAGGCGGCAGCCCGCACCGACCGCGCGTTCACCGCGGAGTTCGGTGGGCGGCAGGTGCACGGTCGCGCCGGGCAGGAGACCGACGAGCTGGGCGAGCGGCTCACCGAGGACCTGCTCTCCCGCTACCTCACCCGGATGCCGGGTGCGCGGGTCTTCCACGGCCTCGCCTGGCCCGAGTCGGTGTTCGCCGACGTGCACCACGCCGTGCTGTGCGGAAGGCGGCTGGTGCTCGTCGAGTCGAAGCTGTGGCTGCCGGGGCACTACACGGCAGGCCGGGACGGCACGCTGTGGCGCAACGGGAACCGGTTCCGCGGCGGCGGCAGCAGGCTGGCCGAGAGCGTCGCCGCCTACCGCGAGCTGTTACCCGAGGTGGAGGTGCGCGGGGTGCTGATCGTGTACCCGAGCCGGTGGGGCGAGGTGACCACCGGCGAGGCCACCGGGGTGCCGGTACCGCCGATGACCCCCGAGCAGTTCGTCCGCGAGGTCGGTGACTGGCTGGCCGTGGACCCGTGCACCGTGGACCGGGATGTCGTCCGCACGGTGCACGGCCAGGTGGTCTCCGCCTGA
- a CDS encoding amidase, with the protein MTASEDGMHLWSARDTAKAIAGREVSASSVADAYLARIQRYNGEVGAVVSLDEEGARSAAAAADETLAQGQGHRVGPLHGVPMTLKDAHDIAGMRTTVGTTVLDRVPHEDGAVAARLRAAGAILIGHSNVPPWLADYETTNPIFGRTANPWDPARTPGGSSGGAAAALAAGMTPLDIGSDLAGSARLPASFCGVYGLKTTEHRVPLTGFLREPEGIPRTVRIASCIGPLARDLDDLRLALDLISGPDGRDSDVPPVPLDTPEERPLAGLRLAVAPTVPGADVAPDVRARIVRLAEDAAEAGARVEQALPDVDWEGQQTLFADLFAALIGAADPDAPLPDEQRTLLWYFRALQRRDAFIREWEEFFAGIDALLLPAAASTAFPHGEGRGGNGNDTVTLTGYPDQERLLAFSNLAGLPGLAVPAGLSEVDGLPIGAQLVGPRWSEARLLGIAGSLERAGVLPGFQARP; encoded by the coding sequence GTGACAGCTTCCGAGGACGGGATGCATCTCTGGTCCGCACGCGATACGGCCAAGGCGATCGCGGGGCGGGAGGTGAGCGCATCCTCCGTCGCCGATGCCTACCTGGCGCGAATCCAGCGGTACAACGGCGAAGTCGGGGCGGTGGTCTCCCTCGACGAGGAGGGGGCGCGGTCGGCGGCCGCGGCCGCCGACGAGACGCTGGCGCAGGGGCAGGGGCACCGCGTGGGGCCGCTGCACGGCGTGCCGATGACCCTCAAGGATGCGCATGACATCGCCGGAATGCGCACGACGGTCGGCACGACGGTACTCGACCGCGTGCCGCACGAAGATGGCGCCGTGGCCGCGCGCCTGCGAGCCGCTGGGGCGATTCTCATCGGTCATAGCAACGTGCCGCCGTGGCTGGCCGACTACGAGACCACCAACCCGATCTTCGGGCGCACGGCGAACCCCTGGGACCCCGCGCGCACCCCTGGTGGCTCCAGCGGCGGGGCGGCCGCGGCGCTGGCCGCCGGCATGACCCCGCTCGACATCGGCTCCGATCTCGCGGGTTCGGCGCGGCTGCCCGCCTCGTTCTGCGGCGTCTACGGGCTGAAGACGACCGAGCACCGGGTACCGCTGACCGGCTTCCTGCGCGAGCCGGAAGGGATCCCCCGGACAGTCCGGATCGCCTCCTGCATCGGCCCGCTCGCGCGCGATCTCGACGACCTCCGGCTCGCCCTGGACCTGATCTCCGGTCCCGACGGCCGCGACAGCGACGTGCCGCCGGTGCCACTCGACACCCCGGAAGAGCGCCCGCTCGCCGGCCTGCGGCTGGCGGTCGCGCCGACCGTGCCCGGAGCGGACGTCGCCCCGGACGTGCGAGCGCGGATCGTGCGGCTGGCGGAGGACGCGGCCGAGGCCGGGGCACGGGTGGAGCAGGCCCTGCCGGACGTGGACTGGGAAGGGCAGCAGACACTCTTCGCGGACCTGTTCGCCGCGCTCATCGGCGCCGCCGATCCCGACGCCCCGCTGCCGGACGAGCAACGCACGTTGCTGTGGTACTTCAGGGCGTTGCAGCGGCGCGACGCGTTCATCCGCGAGTGGGAGGAGTTCTTCGCCGGTATCGACGCGCTCCTGCTGCCCGCCGCCGCGTCCACCGCGTTCCCCCACGGCGAGGGCCGCGGCGGGAACGGGAACGACACGGTGACCCTCACCGGCTACCCCGACCAGGAGCGCCTCCTGGCGTTCTCCAACCTCGCCGGGCTACCGGGGCTGGCCGTTCCGGCGGGGCTCAGCGAGGTGGACGGGCTGCCCATCGGGGCCCAGCTCGTCGGACCCCGATGGTCGGAAGCGCGGCTGCTCGGGATCGCCGGGAGTCTCGAGCGCGCCGGCGTGCTGCCCGGGTTCCAGGCACGCCCGTAG
- a CDS encoding MaoC family dehydratase: protein MRVFSGLDSFAAAVGERLGHSEWHTITQEQVNQFAEATGDHQWIHLDTERAASGPFGGTIAHGYLTLSLIPMLGKEIYQVDNLTMGINYGLNKVRFPQPVRVGSRVRATAELVEVSTAAHGAIQAIVRWTIEIEGEDKPACVADTVARLHA from the coding sequence ATGCGCGTCTTCTCCGGCCTGGACTCCTTCGCCGCCGCGGTCGGCGAGCGGCTCGGGCACAGTGAATGGCACACGATCACCCAGGAACAGGTGAACCAGTTCGCCGAGGCCACCGGCGACCACCAGTGGATTCACCTCGACACGGAGCGCGCCGCGAGCGGGCCGTTCGGCGGCACGATCGCCCACGGCTACCTGACGCTCTCCCTGATTCCGATGCTGGGCAAGGAGATCTACCAGGTCGACAACCTGACCATGGGGATCAACTACGGGCTGAACAAGGTGCGGTTCCCGCAGCCGGTGCGGGTCGGTTCCCGGGTACGGGCGACCGCCGAGCTGGTCGAGGTCTCCACGGCCGCCCATGGCGCCATCCAGGCCATCGTGCGCTGGACCATCGAGATCGAGGGCGAGGACAAACCGGCCTGCGTCGCCGATACCGTCGCCCGGCTACATGCCTGA
- a CDS encoding ABC transporter permease subunit, which translates to MRTFWSVVLPLCRPALAVIAVFGFTMIWDQHLLPPIVATEPGQYTLPIALRTPRSDEEVGSGMLLAGALLALLPSVVAFLAMRRQFMRGLTAGAIMG; encoded by the coding sequence CTGCGCACCTTCTGGTCGGTGGTGCTGCCGCTGTGCCGTCCCGCGCTGGCGGTGATCGCCGTCTTCGGCTTCACCATGATCTGGGATCAGCACCTGTTGCCGCCGATCGTGGCCACCGAACCCGGCCAGTACACCCTGCCGATCGCGTTGCGCACCCCGCGCAGCGACGAGGAGGTGGGTTCCGGGATGTTGCTGGCCGGCGCGCTGCTTGCGCTACTGCCCTCGGTGGTGGCCTTCCTCGCCATGCGGCGACAGTTCATGCGCGGGCTCACCGCGGGGGCGATAATGGGGTGA
- a CDS encoding phosphotransferase family protein, whose product MTDTGPPGLDLARLRAHLDTRLPGLAAGPLRAEVVAGGRSNLTYVVTDGTDEWVLRRPPLGHVLPTAHDMSREYRVVSALHPTAVPVPRTLLLGADEDVLGAPFYLMELVRGTPYRTEQELSALGSERTRSIALDLIDTLVELHAVDPAAVGLADFGRPEGFLHRQLRRWKKQLDGSRSRDLPGIDRLHDRLAAAVPDSPAPAIVHGDYRLDNVLVSGQDRITAVLDWEMSTLGDPLTDLALMVAYAQRETLGLTFVANPSGAPGYPGVPEIVERYAERSGRDVSGLNWYVGLAFFKLAVILEGIHYRYREGQTVGAGFEQAGDGVFPLIDRGNEILGEGTG is encoded by the coding sequence ATGACGGATACCGGGCCGCCAGGACTCGACCTGGCACGACTGCGAGCCCACCTGGACACGCGGCTACCCGGGCTGGCCGCGGGGCCGTTGCGGGCCGAGGTCGTGGCAGGCGGCCGGTCCAACCTCACCTACGTGGTCACCGACGGCACCGATGAGTGGGTGCTGCGCAGGCCGCCGCTCGGGCACGTGCTGCCGACCGCGCACGACATGTCCCGGGAGTACCGGGTGGTCTCGGCACTGCACCCGACCGCCGTCCCGGTACCCCGCACGTTGCTGCTGGGTGCGGACGAGGACGTGCTCGGCGCCCCGTTCTACCTGATGGAGCTGGTGCGCGGCACTCCGTACCGCACCGAGCAGGAGCTGTCCGCGCTCGGGTCGGAGCGTACGAGGTCGATCGCGCTGGACCTGATCGACACCCTTGTCGAGTTGCACGCGGTCGATCCGGCCGCGGTGGGGCTGGCCGATTTCGGCCGGCCGGAAGGATTTCTGCACCGGCAGCTGCGCCGGTGGAAGAAGCAGCTGGACGGCTCCCGCAGCCGGGACCTGCCCGGGATCGACCGGTTGCATGACCGGCTGGCCGCCGCCGTGCCCGACTCCCCCGCGCCGGCGATCGTGCACGGCGACTACCGGCTGGACAACGTGCTGGTGAGCGGGCAGGACCGGATCACAGCGGTACTCGACTGGGAGATGTCCACCCTCGGTGATCCGCTGACCGATCTCGCCCTGATGGTCGCCTACGCCCAGCGGGAGACCTTGGGACTGACCTTCGTGGCCAACCCCAGCGGCGCCCCGGGTTACCCGGGCGTGCCGGAGATCGTCGAGCGCTACGCCGAGCGTTCCGGCCGGGACGTCTCCGGGCTGAACTGGTACGTCGGGCTGGCATTCTTCAAGCTGGCGGTGATCCTCGAGGGCATCCACTACCGCTACCGCGAGGGGCAGACCGTCGGCGCGGGCTTCGAGCAGGCCGGCGACGGCGTGTTCCCGCTGATCGACCGTGGCAACGAGATCCTCGGGGAAGGGACTGGATGA
- a CDS encoding MAB_1171c family putative transporter — translation MVSTLFILVALIAFLLAGLAFLRRRRGPRKPTQAPMMVILLALGAAFFFLAPAVQAVESRIIPSLGRLLSNVCTLIAAYGFLTLMRHVSHPPERARAHSRWRLGALLAALAVLTAMFFLSRVPEGTGIFTGLYREQPTLAVYTLVYSAYLGVALVDLGWLGAGTIRHARGYLRAGMILVFTGCLLGLAYVAQKVVSVLGEVLGAGPPAEALCAGPFSTVGCTFAVGMPALSVLAIILGAAIPALGPRIAGLLRWPGQWRAHRRLYPLWRALYRAAPEIALTSPQAVQGDAPRHDMGFRLYRRVIEIRDGLLILAPYRDPDGTAAHRRAAEATGLSGPDLDAAVEAADIAAALRRKDAGPPAAEEDTRREPAEESDLAAEAAWLARVATAFAASGRTAVPP, via the coding sequence ATGGTCAGCACACTGTTCATCCTGGTCGCGCTCATCGCGTTCCTCCTCGCCGGGCTGGCGTTCCTGCGGCGCAGGCGGGGGCCACGGAAGCCGACCCAGGCGCCGATGATGGTGATCCTGCTCGCACTCGGGGCGGCGTTCTTCTTCCTGGCGCCGGCGGTGCAGGCGGTGGAGAGCCGGATCATTCCGAGCCTCGGCAGGCTGCTGTCCAATGTCTGCACGCTGATCGCCGCGTATGGCTTCCTCACCCTGATGCGCCACGTCAGCCACCCGCCGGAGCGGGCCAGGGCACACTCGCGGTGGCGGCTGGGCGCGTTGCTCGCAGCGCTCGCGGTGTTGACCGCGATGTTCTTCCTGAGCCGGGTTCCGGAGGGAACCGGGATCTTCACCGGTCTCTACCGCGAGCAACCGACCCTTGCGGTGTACACCCTGGTCTACTCGGCCTATCTCGGTGTCGCGCTGGTGGACCTCGGCTGGCTCGGGGCGGGCACCATCCGGCACGCGCGTGGGTATCTGCGGGCGGGCATGATCCTGGTGTTCACCGGGTGCCTGCTCGGCCTGGCGTACGTGGCGCAGAAGGTGGTCAGTGTGCTCGGCGAGGTGCTCGGCGCCGGGCCACCGGCCGAGGCGCTGTGCGCCGGCCCGTTCTCCACCGTGGGCTGCACCTTCGCGGTGGGTATGCCCGCGCTGTCCGTGCTGGCGATCATCCTCGGCGCCGCGATCCCCGCGCTGGGGCCGCGGATCGCCGGCCTGCTGCGGTGGCCCGGCCAGTGGCGGGCACACCGGCGGCTGTATCCGTTGTGGCGGGCGCTGTACCGGGCGGCCCCGGAGATCGCGTTGACCTCACCACAGGCGGTGCAGGGAGACGCGCCGCGACACGACATGGGTTTCCGCCTCTATCGCCGGGTGATCGAGATCCGGGACGGGCTGCTGATCCTCGCCCCCTACCGCGACCCGGATGGCACGGCCGCACACCGCCGGGCCGCGGAGGCCACCGGCCTGAGCGGCCCTGACCTGGATGCCGCCGTCGAGGCTGCGGACATCGCGGCGGCCCTGCGGCGCAAGGACGCGGGTCCACCCGCCGCCGAGGAGGACACCCGGCGGGAACCGGCCGAGGAGTCGGACCTGGCGGCCGAGGCCGCCTGGCTTGCCCGCGTCGCGACGGCATTCGCCGCGTCAGGCCGTACCGCCGTACCGCCGTAG
- a CDS encoding acyl-CoA dehydrogenase family protein, producing the protein MDFAFDAKTEELRSRLLAFMEEHVHPAEPVFAEQLAEREDPWSSVPIVARLQAEARSRGLWNFFLPGEHGGGLTNLQYAPLAEITGRSPQLAPNALNCAAPDTGNMEVLAMFGTERQRQEWLRPLLDAEIRSAFAMTEPDVASSDARNIATRIERDGDSYVINGRKWYISGAMNPSCRILIVMGKTDPDAEPHRQQSMILVPRDTPGVRIKRGMRVFGYSDGDHGGHAEIVFDNVRVPAENLVGEEGGGFAIAQARLGPGRIHHCMRLIGMAERAIELMCRRAVERSAFGKPLARQGVIQDWIAESRVRVEQLRLLVLKTAWLMDTVGNQGAHTEIQSIKIATPSSVEWILDKAIQLHGAGGVSQDFPLAELWAAARMLRLADGPDEVHKRSLARRELSHYLPKEA; encoded by the coding sequence ATGGATTTCGCGTTCGACGCCAAGACCGAGGAGTTGCGCTCGCGGCTGCTCGCCTTCATGGAGGAGCACGTCCACCCGGCCGAGCCGGTGTTCGCCGAGCAGCTCGCCGAGCGGGAGGACCCGTGGTCGAGCGTGCCGATCGTGGCCCGGCTGCAGGCCGAGGCGCGCAGCAGGGGCCTGTGGAACTTCTTCCTTCCCGGCGAGCACGGCGGCGGACTGACCAATCTCCAGTACGCGCCGCTGGCCGAGATCACCGGCCGCAGCCCGCAGCTTGCGCCCAACGCGCTGAACTGCGCGGCGCCGGACACCGGGAACATGGAAGTGCTCGCGATGTTCGGTACCGAGCGGCAGCGGCAGGAATGGCTGCGCCCGCTGCTGGACGCCGAGATCCGCTCGGCCTTCGCGATGACCGAGCCGGATGTGGCCTCCTCGGATGCGCGCAACATCGCCACCCGGATCGAGCGCGACGGCGACTCCTACGTGATCAACGGCCGCAAGTGGTACATCTCCGGCGCGATGAACCCGAGTTGCCGGATCCTCATCGTGATGGGCAAGACCGACCCGGACGCCGAGCCGCACCGGCAGCAGAGCATGATCCTGGTGCCGAGGGACACCCCCGGTGTGCGGATCAAGCGCGGGATGCGGGTGTTCGGCTACTCCGACGGCGACCACGGCGGCCACGCCGAGATCGTGTTCGACAACGTCCGGGTGCCCGCGGAGAACCTGGTGGGCGAGGAGGGCGGCGGCTTCGCCATCGCGCAGGCCCGGCTCGGCCCCGGTCGGATCCATCACTGCATGCGGCTGATCGGGATGGCCGAGCGGGCGATCGAGCTGATGTGCCGGCGCGCGGTCGAGCGCTCGGCCTTCGGCAAGCCGCTGGCCAGGCAGGGGGTGATCCAGGACTGGATCGCCGAGTCCAGGGTGCGGGTGGAGCAGCTGCGCCTGCTGGTGCTGAAGACCGCCTGGCTGATGGACACCGTGGGCAACCAGGGTGCGCACACCGAGATCCAGTCGATCAAGATCGCCACCCCCTCCTCGGTCGAGTGGATCCTGGACAAGGCGATCCAGCTACACGGTGCCGGTGGCGTCAGCCAGGACTTCCCGCTCGCCGAGCTCTGGGCCGCCGCCCGGATGCTCCGCCTCGCCGACGGCCCGGACGAGGTGCACAAGCGCTCCCTCGCCCGCCGCGAACTCAGCCACTACCTGCCAAAGGAGGCCTGA
- the fabG gene encoding 3-oxoacyl-ACP reductase FabG: protein MSESPSRVAIVTGAGRGIGAAIANRLAADGFAVGLLDLDEASCARGAEAITADGGRALGIGVDVSDTEQVEAAVTRVAEELGPPTVLLNNAGITRDNLLFKMTDQDWDSVLGVHLRGSFLMSRAVQKYMTEQGWGRIVNLSSTSALGNRGQANYSTAKAGMQGLTKTLAIELGKFGVTVNAIAPGFIATEMTAATAERIGMSFEDMQQAAAQEIPVRRVGQPEDIANMAAFFVSDQASFVSGQVIYVAGGPKA from the coding sequence GTGTCCGAATCACCGTCCAGGGTCGCGATCGTCACCGGGGCAGGCCGAGGCATCGGCGCGGCGATCGCCAACCGTCTCGCCGCCGACGGGTTCGCCGTCGGCCTGCTCGATCTGGACGAGGCGAGCTGCGCGCGGGGCGCGGAGGCCATCACCGCCGACGGTGGGCGCGCACTCGGGATCGGCGTGGATGTGAGCGACACCGAGCAGGTGGAGGCCGCCGTCACCCGGGTGGCGGAGGAACTGGGCCCGCCGACCGTTCTGCTGAACAACGCCGGCATCACCAGGGACAACCTGCTGTTCAAGATGACCGACCAGGATTGGGACTCGGTACTGGGGGTACACCTGCGGGGCTCCTTCCTGATGAGCCGCGCGGTGCAGAAGTACATGACCGAGCAGGGCTGGGGCCGCATCGTGAACCTGTCCAGCACCTCGGCGCTCGGCAACCGCGGGCAGGCCAACTACTCCACCGCGAAGGCCGGGATGCAGGGGCTGACCAAGACGTTGGCCATCGAGCTGGGCAAGTTCGGGGTCACGGTCAACGCGATCGCGCCAGGGTTCATCGCCACCGAGATGACCGCGGCCACCGCCGAACGCATCGGCATGTCCTTCGAGGACATGCAGCAGGCGGCCGCGCAGGAGATCCCGGTGCGCCGGGTCGGCCAGCCGGAGGACATCGCGAACATGGCCGCCTTCTTCGTCAGCGACCAGGCGTCCTTCGTCTCCGGCCAGGTCATCTACGTGGCCGGCGGCCCGAAGGCCTGA
- a CDS encoding helix-turn-helix domain-containing protein → MTEGRSLAQKLDHLLTVVHPADRGPYSYEEVAQAIKAKDGPTISAAYIWQLRKGLRDNPTKHHLEALADFFGVPVAYFFDDAQAKLIDDEIEILQAMRDAEVRDVALRTMKLSPEARRSVVNIISELGRYEDRSTGPRRRRRGSSAAAEADEA, encoded by the coding sequence ATGACTGAGGGGCGATCGCTCGCGCAGAAGCTCGATCACCTGCTCACGGTGGTGCATCCCGCCGACCGTGGCCCGTACAGCTACGAGGAGGTCGCGCAGGCGATCAAGGCCAAGGACGGCCCCACCATCTCGGCCGCCTACATCTGGCAACTCCGCAAGGGCCTGCGGGACAACCCGACCAAGCACCATCTCGAGGCGCTCGCCGACTTCTTCGGTGTCCCGGTGGCGTACTTCTTCGACGACGCGCAGGCGAAGCTGATCGACGACGAGATCGAGATCCTGCAGGCGATGCGGGACGCCGAGGTCCGCGATGTCGCCTTGCGGACGATGAAGTTGAGTCCGGAGGCGCGCCGTTCGGTGGTCAACATCATCAGCGAGCTCGGGCGGTACGAGGACCGCTCGACCGGCCCCCGCCGCCGCAGGCGGGGTAGTAGTGCCGCCGCGGAGGCGGACGAAGCGTGA